A single genomic interval of Ramlibacter sp. harbors:
- a CDS encoding competence/damage-inducible protein A yields MARVGLVIVGDEILSGKRADKHMPKVIELLAARGLSLDWAEYVGDAPDRITATLKRAFESGDVVFSCGGIGATPDDHTRQCAARALAVPLALHPEAEALIRERMRDTAREQGIAYEPDRPDNIHRLNMGVFPQGARIIPNPYNKIPGFSLGAVHFVPGFPVMAWPMIEWVLDHHYPHLFRQAAWAERSVIVFGAMEATLTPLMEDIERNHQGVKVFSLPSVDHPEYGRHIELGVKGAPAQVADAYPALLTGLVGFGARLGPELVR; encoded by the coding sequence ATGGCCCGCGTGGGGCTGGTGATCGTGGGCGATGAAATCCTCTCGGGCAAGCGCGCCGACAAGCACATGCCCAAGGTCATCGAACTGCTCGCCGCGCGCGGCCTGAGCCTGGACTGGGCCGAATACGTGGGCGATGCGCCAGACCGCATCACCGCCACGCTCAAGCGTGCCTTTGAATCGGGCGATGTGGTGTTTTCCTGCGGGGGCATAGGCGCCACGCCAGACGACCACACCCGCCAGTGCGCGGCGCGGGCGCTGGCGGTGCCCCTGGCGTTGCACCCCGAGGCCGAGGCGCTGATCCGTGAGCGCATGCGCGACACGGCGCGCGAGCAGGGCATCGCCTACGAGCCCGACCGGCCCGACAACATCCACCGGCTCAACATGGGGGTGTTTCCGCAGGGCGCGCGCATCATCCCCAACCCGTACAACAAGATTCCCGGCTTCAGCCTGGGCGCCGTCCACTTCGTGCCGGGCTTTCCGGTCATGGCCTGGCCCATGATCGAATGGGTGCTGGACCACCATTACCCGCACCTGTTCCGCCAGGCGGCCTGGGCCGAGCGATCGGTGATCGTGTTTGGCGCCATGGAGGCCACGCTGACCCCGCTCATGGAGGACATCGAACGCAACCACCAGGGGGTCAAGGTCTTCAGCCTGCCCAGCGTGGACCACCCCGAATACGGGCGCCATATCGAACTGGGCGTCAAGGGCGCGCCGGCACAGGTGGCCGATGCGTATCCGGCGCTGCTCACCGGGCTGGTCGGCTTCGGCGCGCGGCTTGGCCCTGAATTGGTGCGTTAG
- a CDS encoding EI24 domain-containing protein: MSLFLDSFWRAAAYCLFPRVIALSFLPLVLMVALALGLGYFYWQPAIDWVFELLGSSDLMGSFWSWLQGMGAGDLKTVAAPLIVIFAVTPMIVLLSLVVVAVSMTPALVAMVAERRFPLLERKKGGSLWLSLAWSFGSTLLAAVALVVSIPLWLVPPLILVLPPLIWGWLTYRVMTFDALAEHASKDERREIFRRHRGALLGIGILTGYLGAAPSVVWASGALFAAAFVVLVPVAIWIYTLVFAFSSLWFSHYCLAALERLRADPPPTGGFAAPATPLPGWSNEPASPAQPAIHPPAV; this comes from the coding sequence ATGAGCCTGTTTCTCGACTCCTTCTGGCGTGCGGCGGCCTATTGCCTGTTCCCCCGCGTCATTGCGCTGTCGTTCCTGCCGCTGGTGCTGATGGTGGCCCTGGCGCTGGGACTGGGCTACTTCTACTGGCAACCGGCGATTGACTGGGTCTTCGAGCTGCTGGGCTCGTCGGACCTGATGGGCAGCTTCTGGTCCTGGCTGCAGGGCATGGGCGCGGGCGACCTCAAGACCGTGGCCGCGCCATTGATCGTGATCTTTGCCGTCACCCCGATGATCGTGCTGCTGTCCCTGGTGGTGGTGGCCGTCTCCATGACCCCGGCACTGGTGGCCATGGTGGCCGAGCGGCGCTTTCCACTGCTGGAGCGCAAGAAGGGCGGCTCCCTGTGGCTCAGCCTGGCGTGGTCCTTCGGCTCGACGCTGCTGGCCGCCGTGGCGCTGGTCGTGTCCATCCCCCTGTGGCTGGTTCCGCCGCTGATCCTGGTGTTGCCGCCCCTGATCTGGGGCTGGCTGACCTACCGCGTGATGACCTTTGATGCGCTGGCCGAACATGCCAGCAAGGACGAGCGGCGCGAGATTTTCCGCCGCCACCGTGGTGCGCTGCTGGGCATTGGCATCCTCACGGGGTACCTGGGCGCGGCGCCCAGCGTGGTGTGGGCTTCGGGGGCGCTGTTTGCCGCGGCCTTTGTGGTGCTGGTCCCGGTGGCCATCTGGATCTACACCCTGGTCTTCGCGTTCTCATCCCTGTGGTTCTCGCATTACTGCCTGGCTGCGCTCGAGCGCCTGCGCGCCGACCCACCCCCCACAGGGGGCTTTGCCGCTCCTGCCACCCCTCTTCCAGGATGGTCGAATGAACCTGCCTCTCCCGCCCAGCCCGCCATCCATCCCCCAGCCGTCTGA
- a CDS encoding sterol desaturase family protein → MDWLGDAFLAAQQWLFESAVQPLVYALGLGGLLEDAYVGTGWMLVGLVQIAVLVVVIGALQRWRPVEPVTDRATIRTDILYTLIHRLGVFRVALFFTVDPLFDDFFGMLRVAGLPTLHLGELWPGVTDVPWLNFALYLVVFDFADYWIHRGQHAFNWWWSLHSLHHAQRQMTMWSDNRNHLLDDLLRDTLIVVLAQLIGVPPGQFVAVVAFTQLSESLQHANLRLWFGRVGERLWISPRFHRLHHSIGIGHETAGRGTLGGHNFGVLLPWWDMLFGTANFEHRYDATGVRDQVEQGRDYGRGFWAQQWLGLKRLVGRG, encoded by the coding sequence ATGGACTGGCTTGGCGATGCCTTCCTCGCGGCCCAGCAATGGCTGTTTGAAAGCGCGGTGCAGCCGCTGGTGTACGCGCTCGGGCTGGGGGGCCTGCTCGAGGATGCCTACGTGGGCACGGGCTGGATGCTGGTGGGGCTGGTGCAGATCGCGGTGCTGGTGGTGGTCATTGGCGCGCTGCAGCGCTGGCGCCCGGTCGAGCCCGTGACCGACCGCGCCACCATCCGCACCGACATCCTGTACACGCTGATCCACCGGCTGGGTGTGTTTCGCGTGGCGCTCTTCTTCACCGTGGACCCGCTGTTTGACGACTTCTTCGGCATGCTGCGCGTCGCCGGCCTGCCCACGCTGCATCTGGGGGAACTCTGGCCGGGCGTGACCGATGTGCCCTGGCTGAATTTCGCGCTGTACCTGGTGGTGTTTGACTTTGCTGACTACTGGATCCACCGCGGGCAGCACGCGTTCAACTGGTGGTGGAGCCTGCATTCACTGCACCATGCGCAGCGCCAGATGACCATGTGGAGCGACAACCGCAACCACCTGCTCGACGACCTGCTGCGTGACACGCTGATCGTGGTGCTGGCGCAGCTCATCGGCGTCCCGCCGGGCCAGTTCGTGGCCGTGGTGGCCTTCACCCAGCTCAGTGAAAGCCTGCAGCACGCCAACCTGCGGCTGTGGTTTGGCCGGGTGGGAGAACGGCTGTGGATCAGTCCGCGTTTTCACCGGCTGCACCACAGCATCGGCATCGGCCATGAGACCGCTGGCCGCGGCACGCTGGGAGGGCATAACTTTGGCGTGCTGCTACCGTGGTGGGACATGCTGTTTGGCACCGCCAACTTTGAGCACCGCTACGACGCCACCGGCGTGCGCGACCAGGTCGAGCAGGGGCGTGACTATGGCCGCGGTTTCTGGGCCCAGCAGTGGCTGGGACTGAAGCGGCTCGTGGGGCGGGGCTGA
- a CDS encoding polysaccharide deacetylase family protein translates to MVSGRLTTCPAERLGRWRAGALLAIFLVAGSAHAARTGAPNACKKPLYLTFDTGHMAVAPLVADVLQRQQVHVTFFAANERTQAGDGSLGEHWASWWKARAAEGHEFASHTWDHVYWRADLPGAVPRFRMRPSAGPQEGRDLEWTAAEYCAEIDRSSQRLLALTGRKPLPLFRAPGGKTSPALLAAARACGYAHVGWAPAGFLGDELPSEKFSNQALLQKALRDIRGGDILLAHLGIWSRKDAWAPAVLEPLIVGLKARGFCFETLREHPAYRAWIAAHG, encoded by the coding sequence ATGGTGTCTGGACGCTTGACCACATGCCCCGCTGAACGTCTCGGGCGATGGCGGGCGGGGGCTTTGCTTGCTATCTTTCTGGTAGCAGGAAGTGCCCACGCAGCAAGGACTGGCGCCCCAAATGCCTGCAAAAAGCCGCTCTATCTGACCTTTGACACCGGCCACATGGCCGTGGCGCCGCTGGTGGCGGACGTGTTGCAGCGCCAGCAGGTGCATGTCACATTCTTTGCCGCCAACGAGCGCACCCAGGCGGGCGACGGCAGCCTCGGCGAGCACTGGGCGTCCTGGTGGAAAGCCCGCGCCGCCGAAGGCCATGAGTTTGCCTCCCACACCTGGGACCACGTGTACTGGCGGGCCGACCTGCCCGGCGCCGTGCCGCGGTTCCGGATGCGGCCCTCGGCCGGCCCCCAGGAGGGCCGCGATCTGGAGTGGACCGCGGCCGAGTACTGCGCCGAGATCGACCGTTCCTCGCAGCGGCTGCTGGCCCTCACGGGCAGGAAGCCGCTGCCGCTGTTCCGGGCGCCCGGTGGCAAGACCTCGCCGGCCCTGCTGGCTGCGGCCCGCGCCTGTGGCTACGCCCATGTGGGCTGGGCGCCCGCCGGCTTTCTCGGGGACGAATTGCCCAGCGAAAAATTCAGCAATCAGGCTTTGCTGCAAAAGGCGCTGCGCGACATCCGCGGCGGCGACATCCTGCTGGCCCATCTGGGCATCTGGTCACGCAAGGACGCCTGGGCACCCGCCGTTCTGGAGCCGCTGATCGTCGGGCTCAAGGCCCGAGGCTTCTGTTTTGAAACGCTGCGCGAGCATCCGGCCTACCGGGCCTGGATTGCCGCGCACGGGTGA
- a CDS encoding YncE family protein, translated as MVALVLLTAAPLFAQAQTSPIFVLNSLDASVSVIDPQTWKETRRIATGKEPHHLYLTPDERSLIIANALGDSLTFVDPRTAEVQRTVRGILDPYQLRFSPDMKWFLTAANRLNHVDIYRWDGKDMTLARRVSTAKTPSHIWIDSRSTTAFVTMQDSDELVAIDLASQNLKWRTRTGTMPADLYGTADDSKLLVGLTGSDSVEVYDVTGKAPRLLKKIRTGDGAHAFRATGDRRHVYLSNRVANTISKIDLQTLEVVASYPAPGGPDCMEVMTGGKLLLVTSRWARKLTVIDTEQQKVVRQVNVGKSPHGVWTLDHMPR; from the coding sequence TTGGTGGCGCTTGTGCTGCTGACGGCGGCTCCCCTGTTTGCGCAGGCCCAGACGTCGCCGATCTTCGTGCTGAATTCGCTGGATGCGAGTGTCAGCGTGATCGACCCCCAGACCTGGAAGGAAACCCGGCGCATCGCGACCGGCAAGGAGCCGCACCACCTGTACCTGACGCCCGATGAAAGATCGCTGATCATCGCCAATGCGCTGGGCGATTCGCTGACTTTCGTCGACCCCCGCACGGCCGAGGTCCAGCGCACGGTGCGCGGCATTCTGGACCCGTACCAGCTGCGCTTTTCCCCCGACATGAAATGGTTCCTGACGGCGGCCAACCGGCTCAACCACGTCGACATCTATCGCTGGGACGGCAAGGACATGACGCTGGCCCGGCGCGTCTCCACCGCCAAGACGCCCAGCCACATCTGGATCGACAGCCGCAGCACCACGGCGTTTGTGACCATGCAGGACAGCGACGAGCTGGTGGCCATCGACCTGGCGAGCCAGAACCTCAAGTGGCGCACCCGCACCGGCACCATGCCCGCCGACCTGTACGGCACGGCCGATGACAGCAAGCTGCTGGTCGGCCTGACCGGCAGCGACAGCGTGGAGGTGTACGACGTGACCGGCAAGGCGCCGCGGCTGCTGAAAAAAATCCGGACCGGCGACGGTGCGCACGCGTTTCGCGCCACCGGCGACCGGCGCCATGTCTACCTGAGCAACCGCGTGGCCAACACCATCAGCAAGATCGATCTGCAGACGCTGGAGGTGGTGGCCAGCTACCCCGCGCCGGGCGGGCCCGACTGCATGGAGGTCATGACTGGCGGCAAGCTGCTGCTGGTCACCTCGCGCTGGGCCCGCAAGCTCACCGTGATCGACACCGAGCAGCAGAAGGTGGTGCGCCAGGTGAATGTTGGAAAATCTCCCCATGGTGTCTGGACGCTTGACCACATGCCCCGCTGA
- a CDS encoding alpha/beta hydrolase — translation MQSVDINGVRLEVRQIPGGPLPPLVFLHEGLGSVALWQGRDGFWPEAVCAATGRPGLVWSRRGYGQSDPVPDVRGAGRLQPDYMHREAWEVLPALLAQLGIVRPVLLGHSDGGSIALLHASRHPVEACIVMAPHVIVEDVSVRSIEQARDAFESGGLRERLARYHADVDGAFWQWNDIWLSPAFRSFDIREDCRRISAPVLALQGEDDVYGTLRQIEEIAPTSGPFRMEVIAACGHSPHRDQPALTTRLVAQFLAGLSR, via the coding sequence ATGCAAAGCGTGGACATCAACGGCGTGAGGCTCGAAGTGCGGCAGATTCCGGGCGGCCCGCTCCCTCCCCTGGTTTTCCTGCACGAAGGCCTGGGCAGCGTGGCCTTGTGGCAGGGTCGCGACGGTTTCTGGCCCGAGGCGGTGTGCGCGGCCACCGGCCGCCCCGGCCTGGTCTGGTCACGCCGTGGCTACGGCCAGTCCGACCCGGTTCCCGATGTGCGGGGCGCGGGCCGCCTCCAGCCCGACTACATGCACCGCGAGGCCTGGGAGGTCTTGCCGGCCTTGCTGGCGCAATTGGGCATCGTCCGGCCCGTGCTGCTGGGCCATTCCGACGGCGGCAGCATCGCCTTGCTGCACGCCAGCCGCCACCCCGTCGAGGCCTGCATCGTCATGGCACCGCACGTGATCGTCGAGGACGTGTCGGTGCGCTCCATCGAGCAGGCGCGGGACGCATTCGAATCAGGCGGCCTGCGCGAGCGGCTGGCGCGCTACCACGCCGATGTAGACGGGGCCTTCTGGCAATGGAACGACATCTGGCTCAGCCCGGCCTTCCGGTCATTTGACATCCGTGAAGACTGCCGGCGCATCAGCGCGCCCGTGCTGGCACTGCAGGGCGAGGACGATGTCTACGGCACGCTGCGGCAGATCGAAGAGATCGCCCCCACCAGCGGCCCCTTCCGCATGGAAGTCATCGCGGCCTGCGGGCATTCGCCGCACCGTGACCAGCCGGCGCTGACCACCCGGCTGGTGGCGCAATTCCTGGCCGGGCTCAGCCGCTGA
- a CDS encoding 16S rRNA pseudouridine(516) synthase, with product MKLEDALYSQGFGTRRICAGLIQQGLVSVEGVSCTDAGMEVEPSGLRFSVRGEAWEFHAPAYVMLHKPAGTECSQKPSAWPSIYTLLPAPLRQRPQKGAVQGVQAVGRLDQDTTGLLLLTDDGKFIHRMSSPRHHVPKVYEVVTKHPVDDVQVQRLLGGVVLDDDPRPVAAAACEAVSPLHLRLTLTEGKYHQVKRMLAAVGNRVEGLHRSRIGGLALPEDLAPGQWRWLTPADLALVSG from the coding sequence ATGAAGCTGGAGGACGCGCTCTATTCGCAGGGCTTTGGCACCCGCCGCATCTGCGCGGGCCTGATCCAGCAGGGGCTGGTCAGCGTGGAGGGCGTCTCCTGCACCGACGCGGGCATGGAAGTTGAGCCTTCGGGCCTGCGCTTCAGCGTGCGTGGGGAAGCCTGGGAATTTCATGCCCCGGCCTACGTGATGCTGCACAAGCCGGCCGGCACCGAATGCTCCCAGAAGCCGTCGGCCTGGCCCAGCATCTACACCCTGCTGCCCGCCCCGTTGCGGCAGCGGCCGCAAAAGGGGGCCGTGCAGGGCGTGCAGGCCGTGGGCCGGCTGGACCAGGACACCACCGGGCTGCTGCTGCTGACCGACGATGGCAAATTCATCCACCGCATGAGCTCGCCGCGCCACCATGTCCCCAAGGTGTACGAGGTGGTCACCAAGCACCCCGTGGATGATGTCCAGGTGCAGCGCCTTCTGGGTGGTGTGGTGCTCGACGACGACCCCCGGCCGGTGGCCGCGGCGGCCTGCGAGGCGGTGTCGCCACTGCACCTGCGCCTGACCCTGACCGAGGGCAAATACCATCAAGTCAAGCGCATGCTGGCGGCGGTCGGCAACCGGGTGGAGGGCTTGCACCGATCGCGCATTGGAGGCCTGGCGCTTCCCGAAGACCTGGCGCCGGGGCAATGGCGCTGGCTGACTCCGGCGGACCTGGCCCTGGTCAGCGGCTGA
- a CDS encoding ribonuclease activity regulator RraA — translation MSSTAVLALDPAVVETLKGVTTATLTTVLLKKGLRNVWMRGTRPLRADQPRLVGRAFTLRFVPAREDLATPASWGAPISTRAAIEAMPEGVIAVVDAMGVTDAGIFGDILCARMAKRGVAGLVTDGVVRDLAGVLGTGLPVWCQGTAAPASVAGLTFVNWQDPVGCGGVAVFPNDVVVVDTDGAVLIPAALLDEVMAAAVEQERLEGWIMAQVDQGVALPGLYPPNEDNKAKYEAWKREAG, via the coding sequence ATGTCATCCACAGCTGTCCTTGCGCTGGACCCCGCCGTCGTCGAAACGCTCAAGGGCGTGACGACCGCCACCCTGACCACCGTGCTGCTGAAAAAAGGGCTGCGCAACGTCTGGATGCGCGGGACGCGTCCCCTTCGCGCGGATCAGCCGCGCCTGGTTGGGCGGGCATTCACCCTGCGTTTCGTCCCGGCGCGCGAGGACCTGGCAACACCCGCCTCCTGGGGCGCGCCCATCTCCACCCGCGCCGCCATCGAGGCCATGCCCGAGGGCGTGATCGCCGTGGTGGATGCCATGGGCGTGACCGACGCCGGCATCTTCGGTGACATCCTGTGCGCCCGCATGGCCAAACGCGGGGTGGCGGGACTCGTGACCGATGGCGTGGTGCGTGACCTGGCGGGTGTCCTGGGCACCGGCCTGCCGGTCTGGTGCCAGGGCACGGCGGCCCCGGCTTCGGTGGCGGGCCTGACTTTTGTCAACTGGCAGGATCCGGTGGGTTGCGGTGGCGTGGCGGTTTTCCCCAACGATGTGGTGGTGGTGGACACCGATGGCGCCGTGCTCATTCCGGCGGCCCTGCTCGACGAGGTCATGGCCGCCGCCGTTGAGCAGGAGCGTCTGGAGGGCTGGATCATGGCGCAGGTCGACCAGGGCGTGGCGCTGCCGGGCCTGTACCCGCCCAACGAAGACAACAAGGCCAAATACGAAGCCTGGAAGCGCGAGGCCGGCTGA
- a CDS encoding HAD-IA family hydrolase, giving the protein MFAGVEAVLFDLDGTLIDSAPDLGAAADQMRVARGLASLPLERYRPMAGAGARGMLGIAFDMTPAHPDYDAMREEFFVNYERRMTELTRAFDGVPELLGQLHGMGLAWGVVTNKSMRFAGPLTRGMPLFATAGTVVGGDSTPHAKPHPAPLLEAARQLGLAPAACLYVGDDERDVVAGLAAGMGTVAATYGYLGRNGDTRQWGAHAHIHSPLELLSLLQSGPRA; this is encoded by the coding sequence ATGTTCGCGGGGGTTGAGGCAGTCCTGTTTGACCTGGATGGCACCCTGATTGACAGCGCGCCAGACCTGGGCGCCGCCGCTGACCAGATGCGCGTGGCGCGGGGCCTGGCCTCATTGCCGCTGGAGCGCTACCGGCCCATGGCCGGCGCCGGGGCGCGTGGCATGCTGGGCATCGCTTTTGACATGACGCCTGCCCACCCGGACTATGACGCGATGCGCGAGGAGTTCTTCGTCAACTACGAGCGCCGCATGACCGAGCTCACGCGGGCCTTTGACGGTGTGCCTGAACTGCTCGGTCAACTGCATGGCATGGGCCTGGCCTGGGGTGTCGTGACCAACAAGTCCATGCGCTTCGCCGGGCCGCTCACGCGCGGCATGCCGCTGTTTGCCACGGCCGGCACGGTGGTGGGGGGTGACTCCACGCCCCATGCCAAGCCGCACCCCGCGCCACTGCTGGAGGCTGCCCGCCAGCTGGGGTTGGCCCCGGCGGCCTGCCTCTATGTGGGGGACGATGAACGCGACGTGGTGGCCGGGCTGGCCGCGGGCATGGGCACGGTGGCCGCCACCTACGGCTACCTCGGCCGCAACGGCGACACCCGGCAATGGGGGGCCCATGCCCACATTCACAGCCCGCTTGAATTGCTGTCGCTCTTGCAATCGGGCCCGAGGGCCTAA
- the ubiG gene encoding bifunctional 2-polyprenyl-6-hydroxyphenol methylase/3-demethylubiquinol 3-O-methyltransferase UbiG, with the protein MSDTVNVDPAEIAKFSELAHRWWDPDSEFRPLHQINPLRLGWIEGLAPLAGRRVLDVGCGGGILADAMARRGAEVLGIDLAARALKVAQLHALEAQTPGVAYREVSVEALAAEMPASFDVVTCMEMLEHVPDPASVVRACSALVQPGGWVFFSTINRNAKAFLLAIVGAEYVLNLLPRGTHEYEKLIRPSELAGWIRASGLDLRATRGLEHNPLTRRYWLSGDTSVNYLVATHKAGA; encoded by the coding sequence ATGAGTGACACTGTGAACGTCGACCCAGCGGAAATCGCCAAGTTCTCGGAGCTGGCGCATCGCTGGTGGGACCCGGACAGCGAATTCCGGCCCCTGCACCAGATCAACCCGCTGCGGCTGGGCTGGATCGAGGGGCTGGCGCCATTGGCGGGCCGCCGTGTGCTGGACGTGGGCTGCGGCGGCGGCATTCTGGCCGATGCCATGGCGCGTCGCGGTGCCGAGGTGCTGGGCATCGACCTGGCCGCTCGCGCGCTCAAGGTGGCGCAGCTGCATGCGCTGGAGGCACAAACCCCTGGCGTTGCCTACCGCGAGGTCAGCGTGGAGGCGCTGGCCGCCGAGATGCCGGCCAGCTTCGACGTGGTGACCTGCATGGAAATGCTCGAACACGTGCCCGACCCGGCCTCGGTCGTGCGGGCTTGTTCAGCCCTGGTCCAACCCGGGGGCTGGGTGTTTTTTTCCACCATCAACCGCAATGCGAAGGCCTTTCTTCTGGCCATCGTGGGCGCGGAATATGTGCTCAACCTGCTGCCGCGCGGCACGCATGAATACGAAAAGCTGATCCGGCCCAGCGAACTGGCGGGCTGGATCCGGGCCAGTGGCCTGGATCTTCGCGCCACCCGCGGTCTGGAGCACAACCCGCTGACCCGCAGGTACTGGCTGTCGGGCGACACCAGCGTCAATTACCTGGTGGCCACCCACAAGGCGGGCGCGTGA
- a CDS encoding OmpA family protein, which translates to MKKLNKVAMLFASAALATAAGAQSIDNWRNGTSELVWKNGTNELCWRDANWTPATAAASCDGAIKAAMAPAPAPAAAPAPAPAAAAPAPAAAAPAPAPAAPAAATKVTYAADAFFDFDKSVLKPEGKAKLDDLTDKVKGINLEVIIAVGHTDSVGSDAYNQKLSVRRAEAVKAYLVSKGIEKNRVYTEGKGEKQPVADNKTAEGRAKNRRVEIEVVGTRSNK; encoded by the coding sequence ATGAAGAAACTGAACAAAGTGGCGATGTTGTTTGCCTCCGCTGCGCTCGCAACCGCCGCTGGCGCCCAGTCGATCGATAACTGGCGCAACGGCACCTCCGAACTCGTCTGGAAGAACGGCACCAACGAACTGTGCTGGCGCGATGCCAACTGGACGCCTGCTACCGCAGCTGCCAGCTGCGATGGCGCCATCAAGGCTGCCATGGCTCCGGCACCTGCTCCGGCTGCCGCTCCGGCACCGGCTCCCGCCGCCGCGGCGCCGGCACCTGCTGCCGCTGCGCCGGCGCCCGCGCCAGCTGCTCCCGCTGCGGCCACCAAGGTGACCTACGCCGCCGACGCCTTCTTCGACTTCGACAAGTCGGTCCTGAAGCCCGAAGGCAAGGCCAAGCTGGACGACCTGACCGACAAGGTCAAGGGCATCAACCTGGAAGTCATCATTGCCGTGGGTCACACCGACTCCGTGGGCTCCGATGCCTACAACCAGAAGCTGTCGGTCCGCCGCGCTGAAGCCGTCAAGGCCTACCTCGTGTCCAAGGGCATCGAGAAGAACCGCGTGTACACCGAAGGCAAGGGCGAAAAGCAGCCCGTGGCCGACAACAAGACCGCCGAAGGCCGTGCGAAGAACCGTCGCGTGGAAATCGAAGTGGTCGGTACCCGCTCCAACAAGTAA